The region GGTGTTAATGTAGTGGCTCACCTGGTCGAGCGCAATTTCTTGCTGCTCACCAACTTCCATGCTTTTGATGTTAGCTTTACCGGAATCTAGCTCATTTTCGCCTACGATCACAACAAAACGGGCTTGAAGTCTGTTGGCGTCGCGCATTTGAGCTTTTAAAGAGCGTCCGCTCAAGTCAAAGGCAACGCGCATCCCTTCTTTCCTCAGTTGCTGTGCGGTCTCAATCGCCCACGCTGATGCTTTGTCTCCCAGGCCGACGAGGTAAACATCTGGCCCGGGTGTAGACGGAATCTCACAGTTTGCTGCATCCAGTGCGATGAGCAAGCGCTCTATGCCGGCAGCAAACCCCACAGCCGGCACGCCTTTCTTCCCGCCGATATCTTTCGCCAGCAAATCATACCGACCGCCGCCAGCAAGCGCACTCTGCGCGCCCAGATCATCGCTTTCCAGTTCAAATGCTGTTCTTGTGTAGTAGTCCAGTCCTCGCACCAGGAACGGATCTTCGACGTAGGCGACATCAAGTCCTCCTAGCAAAGACTTGACGGTCTCGTAATGCGAAAGGCTGTCTTCATCAACAAAATCCATCAGCATGGGCGCTGCCTCAAGCAGGGCCCGCTCTTTTTTATCTTTGGTATCCAGAATCCGAAGCGGATTTTGTGCAAGGCGTTTCTGGCTAATTTCGCTCAAATCTGATGCGTGCGGCGTTAGGTAGTCTCGCAGGGCTTGCTTGTACTTGGGCCGGCTCGTTTCATCACCAAGCGAGTTGATGCGCAGGCGTATGTTGCCCAGCCCAAAAGCTTTGTAAATTGCAGTCATCACCCCGATCACTTCAGCGTCAGCCAGGGCATTATCGGCCCCAATCACTTCACAGCCAAACTGGTGAAACTGCCGGTAGCGCCCTTTCTGCGGCCGTTCAGCACGAAAACATGGGCCAATATAGAATAACTTTTGCACGCCACCTTGCTGTCCGAGGTGGTGCTGGAGGTAGGCACGCATCACTGGCGCAGTTACTTCAGGACGCAGGACATAGTTTGTTTCTTCGCGTGAAAAGGCAAACATCTCTTTTGAAACAATATCCGTCAGCTGCCCCACACCCCGCGCAATCAGTTCTGTGGGCTCCAGAATTGGCGTACGTATTTCGTGGAAATCATACCTGGCAAAGACTGCCCTGATGGTTGAGGTGACGAAGTCCCAGGCAGCAATGTCGTGGCTATGCGCACCATCAGAACCGGATGGCTTGGGCAGGATATCGAATGTGCCTGTGATGTTCTTCAGTATTCTACTCATGTAAGACTCAACTCTCCTTCTTGGAATATCTTCAAAACCTCTTCCGCTCGCTGGGCTTTCAACAAACGATCACGGAAGCCGGCATCGTTCATCAGACGGGAAACCCTGCTCAACAGTTTGATATGTTGCGATTTGGCTCGTTCCGTGCTCACCATCATGAATAGCATTCGTACAGGCAAGCCGTCAATGGCGTCGTAGGCAACAGGCTCAGCGGTGGTAGCAAACGCAGCTACAATGCCATCTACAGAAGACGTTTTGGCATGTGGCAAAGCCAGCCCATTCCCTACGCCGGTGGACATCATTGATTCGCGTTTCATAATGGCCGCACGCATGCCGTCAAAATCAGCAATGTCGGGGTGATCTTCGAGCAAATCGACCAACCGATTGAGTACTTCCTCTTTCGATTCGCCTGGCATCTGCACGCATACCGCGCCATCCTGCAACAAATCGTGGATACCCATCATGTTTGCTGTAACCATACCACCACCTCTCTTTCAAAGCCAGAACCATAACCTGACCGTAAAACGCGCTTTACGGCCGGCTACGAAATACGAATTACATCCATTGAAGTTCGGCCTTAACCTGCCTTCAGCGCTACCGGATTCGAGGAAGATTTGATTAAGGTACAGTGGGCAGTAGCCCTTTCAACGCCATCACACCTACATGACGTCGGATTCTACCTCGCGTAGCCGCTTCTCAACGGCATGCATATCATCGGGCAGCGGAGAGGTAAAATCAACCTCTTCGCCGGTATGCGGGTGTTTGAACCCCAGCGTCAAGGCATGGAGGGCCTGACGGGGCATCATTTTAAATATATTGGCAAAGAAAGCACGCCGGCGAGCAATTTGGGGACCGTACTTGACGAGTTTACCTCCATACGTTTCATCCCCAAGAATCGGGTGACCAAGATTTGCTGCATGTACACGGATTTGATGTGTACGCCCCGTTTCCAACCTGAAATGCACCTTTGAGATATACCCAAATCGGTCTACCACTTCGTAATTGGTAATTGCATGCTTCCCTTTGGTTGGCGACACTACAGCCATCTTTCGCCTGTCACGGGTATCTCGCCCAATATTGGCTTCAATCCGGCCAACTGTTTCGTCGGGTGCACCCCATACAAAGGATACATATTGGCGGCGAGTTGTCCGATTGGCAAACTGCCTGGAAATCGCCCCATGGGTTTCATTGTCTTTTGCAATCACCAACAAACCCGACGTGTCTTTATCCAATCGGTGAACAATCCCCGGGCGCACATCTATCTGCTCCGCCGACTGTGGTTTTGCATTGACGGTAGACAGACCAATAGCATCTGGCTGCGTTATTGTATCCGGATCGAACGTGTAAGCCGTCTGGCCCAGGTAGTACAAAAGCGCATTGACCAGGGTGCCGGTTCGGTTGCCATATGCAGGGTGTACAACCATGCCCGGAGGCTTGTTTACAATAAGGAGGTACTTATCCTCATATACTATATTAACCGGAATGTCTTCAGGCGCCGCTTCAATGGGCGGTGGCCGCTCCAGCGTGCATTCGATAACGTCGTTGGCGAGCACTTTGGTTGATGGCTTCTTAACCACAACCTCATTGATTTTCACGCGCCCTTCCTTCATGCCCTTTTGCACTTTCGAGCGGGTCACGTTGGCCAGGAACCGAGTGATGTATTGATCAACGCGTTGGTCCTCGGCATAGCCTGCGGGCACGTTCAGCGTGATGATGGTTTCAATTTTATCCGGTTCCATTAATCGCTTTCTTCCGGGTTAGGCAGAGCACGTTAGACCGGGTACTGGGCAAGAAGTTTTTCCAATGCACGAAGCACCTGTTCAACTTCTGCTGACGTATTGTAATAGGTTGGCGAAAACCGCAAGAGGCCGTTACGAACAGCTATATGAATCCCTAGTTGCTTCAACGCCTCATAGACCGTATCAGCATCAGGGTGCCTGGCAGCCACAAT is a window of Bacteroidota bacterium DNA encoding:
- a CDS encoding PTS sugar transporter subunit IIA — its product is MVTANMMGIHDLLQDGAVCVQMPGESKEEVLNRLVDLLEDHPDIADFDGMRAAIMKRESMMSTGVGNGLALPHAKTSSVDGIVAAFATTAEPVAYDAIDGLPVRMLFMMVSTERAKSQHIKLLSRVSRLMNDAGFRDRLLKAQRAEEVLKIFQEGELSLT
- the hisS gene encoding histidine--tRNA ligase, producing MSRILKNITGTFDILPKPSGSDGAHSHDIAAWDFVTSTIRAVFARYDFHEIRTPILEPTELIARGVGQLTDIVSKEMFAFSREETNYVLRPEVTAPVMRAYLQHHLGQQGGVQKLFYIGPCFRAERPQKGRYRQFHQFGCEVIGADNALADAEVIGVMTAIYKAFGLGNIRLRINSLGDETSRPKYKQALRDYLTPHASDLSEISQKRLAQNPLRILDTKDKKERALLEAAPMLMDFVDEDSLSHYETVKSLLGGLDVAYVEDPFLVRGLDYYTRTAFELESDDLGAQSALAGGGRYDLLAKDIGGKKGVPAVGFAAGIERLLIALDAANCEIPSTPGPDVYLVGLGDKASAWAIETAQQLRKEGMRVAFDLSGRSLKAQMRDANRLQARFVVIVGENELDSGKANIKSMEVGEQQEIALDQVSHYINTQSSH
- a CDS encoding RluA family pseudouridine synthase; amino-acid sequence: MEPDKIETIITLNVPAGYAEDQRVDQYITRFLANVTRSKVQKGMKEGRVKINEVVVKKPSTKVLANDVIECTLERPPPIEAAPEDIPVNIVYEDKYLLIVNKPPGMVVHPAYGNRTGTLVNALLYYLGQTAYTFDPDTITQPDAIGLSTVNAKPQSAEQIDVRPGIVHRLDKDTSGLLVIAKDNETHGAISRQFANRTTRRQYVSFVWGAPDETVGRIEANIGRDTRDRRKMAVVSPTKGKHAITNYEVVDRFGYISKVHFRLETGRTHQIRVHAANLGHPILGDETYGGKLVKYGPQIARRRAFFANIFKMMPRQALHALTLGFKHPHTGEEVDFTSPLPDDMHAVEKRLREVESDVM